In Apium graveolens cultivar Ventura chromosome 10, ASM990537v1, whole genome shotgun sequence, the following are encoded in one genomic region:
- the LOC141691097 gene encoding uncharacterized protein LOC141691097 produces the protein MLAYGAEAVVPLEITHGSPRVESYDTETNEEGIKLALNLIDEVRDEANARNAEHRRRASLYYNGWVKERFFQQKDLVLRKIEASGVAERGKLAPNWEGPYKVRKILGRGSYKLETLNGDEVSRTLHASDLKIYNV, from the coding sequence ATGTTGGCCTACGGGGCCGAGGCAGTGGTGCCCCTTGAAATCACTCATGGATCCCCTAGGGTCGAATCTTACGATACAGAGACCAACGAAGAAGGCATAAAGCTCGCTCTCAATCTCATCGATGAGGTCAGAGATGAGGCCAATGCCCGTAATGCAGAGCATCGACGAAGAGCATCCCTCTATTATAATGGatgggttaaagaaaggttctttcaaCAGAAAGACTTAGTTCTGAGGAAGATTGAAGCATCAGGAGTAGCGGAGAGAGGAAAGCTAGCCCCTAACTGGGAAGGACCTTATAAGGTCAGAAAAATATTgggacgaggatcctacaagttggAGACCCTGAATGGTGATGAAGTGTCTCGCACTTTGCATGCTTCAGACCTGAAGATTTATAATGTTTAG